A genome region from Lactobacillus sp. ESL0791 includes the following:
- the rpmG gene encoding 50S ribosomal protein L33 translates to MAVKKAALACSECGARNYSITASQNRTKRLELNKFCKHCGKKTLHKETR, encoded by the coding sequence ATGGCAGTAAAAAAGGCGGCCTTAGCCTGCAGCGAATGCGGCGCGCGTAATTATTCAATCACCGCAAGCCAAAATCGCACCAAGCGGCTTGAGTTGAATAAATTCTGTAAGCATTGTGGAAAAAAGACGTTGCATAAGGAAACGAGGTAG
- a CDS encoding 1-deoxy-D-xylulose-5-phosphate synthase, whose amino-acid sequence MNQHPNYLLNKISGPTDLKKLSLTQLQQLAKEIRTLIIEKDTALGGHLGPDLGIVEATIAYHYVFNAPKDKIIWDVSHQSYPHKMLTGRAQAWLDPEHYQDVGPYTDPEESPYDYFAIGHTSTSIALATGMAKARDLLGGHENIMALIGDGAMTGGLAFEGFNNAAREKGNLVIVVNDNQWSIDKNVGGLVTALKKLRASNGTSPENPFTAMGFDYRYVADGNSLEAMIAAFKAVKNIDHPVVLHINTLKGKGFAPALKDEEHYHWASADLLSGKTSNKTKADANSVAIDVLKDEITAGQKIMAINAAIPANFSLDEIKINYPENYLDVGIAEQDSIAVAAGFAKEGGIPVLFENASFLQRAFDQLSHDVAANNLPVVMMVGRSGISNQPKTHLGLFDQVLLSNLPNWLYLAPTTLAEEKAMMHWAIRQRQRPVAIKMPAQAVPEDNLTGTLTDYSEINYQVKPGKKVAVLALGDFYPLGQEAASQLGATLVNPLSANILDKKTLAQLAQTHQLIITLEDDVLDGGFGQKIASYLGKSAVKVLNYGQKRVYTDQTPLDQLYKENHLTVPQIIADTQQVLK is encoded by the coding sequence ATGAATCAGCACCCAAACTACTTATTAAATAAAATTTCCGGCCCCACCGATTTAAAAAAATTATCACTAACACAATTGCAACAGTTAGCCAAAGAAATTCGCACCCTAATCATTGAAAAAGATACTGCACTTGGCGGGCATTTAGGTCCAGACCTGGGAATTGTCGAAGCCACAATTGCTTATCACTATGTTTTTAACGCACCCAAGGACAAGATTATCTGGGACGTTTCCCACCAAAGTTATCCCCATAAAATGTTAACGGGACGCGCACAAGCCTGGCTGGATCCGGAACACTATCAGGACGTTGGCCCATATACCGATCCCGAAGAAAGTCCCTACGATTATTTTGCCATCGGCCACACTTCAACTTCAATTGCATTGGCCACAGGCATGGCTAAAGCACGCGACTTGCTGGGCGGTCACGAAAACATCATGGCCCTAATTGGTGACGGTGCAATGACCGGTGGACTGGCCTTTGAGGGTTTTAACAATGCTGCACGGGAAAAAGGCAACCTAGTCATTGTTGTCAACGACAACCAATGGTCAATTGATAAAAATGTCGGCGGCTTGGTTACTGCTCTCAAAAAGCTGCGCGCTTCAAACGGCACCAGCCCTGAGAATCCCTTCACGGCGATGGGCTTTGATTACCGCTACGTTGCCGATGGTAATAGCCTTGAAGCAATGATCGCCGCATTTAAAGCTGTCAAAAATATTGATCACCCCGTTGTACTGCACATTAACACGCTGAAAGGCAAGGGGTTTGCGCCTGCACTTAAAGATGAGGAGCACTATCACTGGGCTTCAGCCGACTTACTTTCAGGTAAAACGAGCAACAAAACAAAAGCAGATGCAAATTCTGTCGCAATTGATGTTCTCAAAGACGAAATTACTGCCGGACAAAAAATTATGGCCATCAATGCCGCGATCCCGGCTAATTTCTCCTTAGATGAAATCAAAATTAATTATCCAGAAAACTATCTTGATGTCGGGATTGCTGAGCAAGACTCAATCGCCGTGGCTGCCGGCTTTGCCAAAGAGGGCGGCATTCCGGTGCTGTTTGAAAATGCTAGCTTCCTGCAGCGGGCATTTGACCAGCTGTCTCATGATGTTGCCGCCAATAATTTACCCGTAGTAATGATGGTTGGCCGCAGCGGCATTTCCAATCAACCTAAAACGCACCTCGGCCTGTTTGATCAAGTACTGCTTAGTAACTTACCCAATTGGCTTTATCTTGCGCCAACCACGCTTGCAGAAGAAAAGGCAATGATGCACTGGGCAATCAGGCAGCGGCAGCGTCCGGTAGCAATTAAGATGCCCGCCCAAGCAGTTCCTGAAGATAATTTGACTGGCACCCTAACAGATTATTCCGAAATCAACTACCAGGTTAAGCCAGGAAAAAAGGTGGCGGTTTTGGCTTTGGGCGACTTTTATCCGTTGGGACAAGAAGCTGCCAGCCAGCTTGGCGCAACCTTGGTCAATCCCCTGTCTGCCAATATTTTAGACAAAAAGACATTGGCGCAACTAGCGCAGACTCACCAGCTGATCATTACCTTGGAGGATGATGTTCTTGATGGCGGCTTTGGTCAAAAAATCGCATCATATTTAGGAAAATCCGCTGTAAAAGTTCTTAACTACGGGCAAAAGCGTGTCTACACCGATCAAACACCACTTGATCAGCTTTACAAAGAAAATCACTTGACGGTTCCGCAAATTATCGCTGATACCCAGCAAGTACTAAAATAA
- the nusG gene encoding transcription termination/antitermination protein NusG, with amino-acid sequence MVETAKKQWFVLHTYAGYEDKVKSDLLSRAQSMGMQDYIFRVMVPEQEKIEKVRGKKEAVEEKIFPGYVLVEMVMTDESWFVVRNTPNVTGFVGSHGGGSKPSPLLDDEINRLLRQQGTPAKRPAITFEIGERVTIIDGAFNGVVGKITEIQPDKYKLFVSVDMFGRATTTELDYDQVKKIN; translated from the coding sequence ATGGTAGAAACAGCAAAAAAACAATGGTTTGTTCTGCACACTTATGCGGGTTATGAAGACAAAGTCAAGTCTGATCTGCTTTCGCGTGCGCAAAGCATGGGGATGCAGGACTATATTTTTCGAGTGATGGTGCCGGAACAAGAAAAAATTGAAAAGGTCCGCGGCAAAAAAGAAGCGGTTGAGGAAAAAATCTTCCCCGGCTATGTCTTGGTTGAAATGGTGATGACCGATGAAAGCTGGTTCGTTGTCAGAAACACGCCCAACGTTACGGGGTTTGTCGGTTCACACGGTGGTGGGTCGAAGCCGTCGCCGCTGCTTGATGACGAGATTAACCGCTTATTGCGGCAGCAGGGCACACCTGCCAAACGGCCAGCCATCACTTTTGAAATTGGCGAGCGCGTAACGATCATTGACGGTGCCTTTAACGGTGTGGTCGGCAAGATTACCGAAATTCAGCCGGACAAATACAAGTTATTTGTTTCTGTTGACATGTTTGGCCGGGCCACCACAACCGAGCTTGATTATGATCAGGTTAAGAAAATTAATTAA
- a CDS encoding ABC transporter substrate-binding protein, which produces MKKTTKKLMTVFSAVAATMMLAGCSVAKNSSKGTKQDDKTVKIGMNMELSGATAGYGNAEKNGIDLAVSEINQAGGINVNGHKKKIKLITRDNKSSNTTSASVAAQLVNKDKVAVVVGPATTNAATAEIPNVTKASVVGLSPSATDPNYTLQKNGKVQPFVFRACFQDNFQGTSAAKFADDTLHAKRVAIYADNSSDYGTGLAKAFKKTFKGKVVDMQNYSAGDKDFNAVLTSFKAKKVDAIYVAGYYTEAGLIVKQARQMGIKVPILGGDGMADPKFVQIAGQSATNIYYTTPFSNSAATKNPVALKFMKAYKARYNEAAPTFSALAYDAVYMVKAAIESEKSDDSVKIADGLAKLKDFPGVSGKITMNKTHDPEMPITMVKLVNGKINKAFSVK; this is translated from the coding sequence ATGAAGAAAACGACGAAAAAATTAATGACGGTATTTTCAGCTGTGGCGGCAACAATGATGCTTGCTGGTTGTAGCGTAGCGAAAAACAGCTCAAAAGGCACAAAGCAGGATGACAAGACTGTTAAAATTGGAATGAACATGGAATTGTCGGGGGCAACGGCTGGTTATGGCAACGCTGAAAAAAACGGGATTGACCTTGCTGTTTCTGAGATCAATCAAGCTGGCGGCATCAATGTTAACGGCCACAAGAAAAAGATTAAACTGATTACCCGTGACAACAAGAGTTCGAATACGACCTCGGCTTCAGTTGCTGCCCAATTGGTAAATAAAGATAAAGTAGCAGTTGTTGTTGGACCGGCGACAACTAATGCTGCAACTGCAGAAATTCCGAATGTCACCAAGGCAAGCGTTGTTGGCTTGAGTCCTTCGGCTACGGATCCTAATTATACCCTGCAGAAAAATGGCAAGGTGCAGCCGTTTGTCTTTCGGGCTTGCTTCCAGGATAACTTCCAAGGAACAAGTGCAGCCAAGTTTGCCGATGATACGCTGCATGCTAAACGAGTAGCAATTTATGCGGATAATTCTAGTGACTACGGTACTGGGCTAGCTAAGGCCTTTAAGAAGACTTTCAAGGGTAAAGTTGTTGATATGCAGAATTATTCAGCAGGTGATAAGGACTTTAACGCCGTTTTAACTTCTTTTAAAGCTAAGAAAGTTGATGCAATTTATGTTGCTGGCTACTACACTGAAGCCGGACTAATTGTTAAGCAGGCAAGGCAGATGGGCATCAAAGTACCGATCCTTGGCGGTGATGGCATGGCTGATCCGAAGTTTGTACAAATTGCTGGTCAGAGCGCCACTAATATTTATTACACGACGCCGTTTTCTAACAGCGCAGCAACGAAGAATCCAGTTGCACTTAAATTTATGAAGGCTTATAAGGCACGTTATAACGAAGCGGCCCCAACATTTTCAGCTTTAGCTTACGATGCGGTTTACATGGTTAAGGCAGCGATCGAATCTGAAAAATCTGACGATTCAGTTAAAATTGCCGATGGTTTAGCCAAATTAAAAGATTTCCCGGGAGTATCGGGCAAGATCACGATGAATAAGACGCACGATCCGGAAATGCCGATCACGATGGTAAAACTGGTCAACGGTAAAATTAATAAGGCGTTCAGTGTTAAATAA
- a CDS encoding sigma-70 family RNA polymerase sigma factor: MAKLKMNPKRELTLIKRIRQNDDQALPELCFYYQPLINNVKKSYFVRDYDDQDWDQEAMIVCHQAAIDYSPDKGHFGSYFKRRLNNHATSLLRRDLAYRRRASKEAISWEAFLTTEDACSFMPQINYFLSIPASESYTEFLDSLSNLEMKALLVILGEVSLEEVEIDRLTLIRARSRVMQKLRKVLLN, translated from the coding sequence ATGGCGAAACTTAAAATGAATCCAAAAAGAGAACTGACCTTAATCAAGCGCATTCGGCAAAATGATGATCAGGCCTTACCCGAGCTGTGCTTTTATTATCAACCGTTGATCAATAATGTTAAGAAAAGCTACTTTGTCCGCGATTATGATGACCAGGATTGGGACCAAGAAGCAATGATTGTCTGCCACCAGGCGGCCATAGATTATTCGCCGGATAAGGGGCATTTTGGTTCTTATTTTAAGAGGCGGTTGAATAATCATGCAACGTCATTGCTGCGGCGTGATTTGGCTTATCGCAGGCGCGCTTCTAAAGAAGCCATCTCGTGGGAAGCATTTTTAACTACGGAGGACGCATGCAGCTTTATGCCGCAAATTAATTATTTTTTATCAATTCCGGCGAGTGAAAGTTATACAGAATTTTTAGACAGTCTATCGAATTTGGAAATGAAGGCTTTGCTAGTTATTTTGGGTGAAGTCAGCCTAGAAGAAGTAGAAATTGACCGGTTGACATTGATCAGGGCAAGGTCGCGCGTGATGCAAAAGCTGCGCAAAGTGCTGCTTAATTAG
- a CDS encoding ABC transporter ATP-binding protein: protein MKHLLEVDHVVKKFGGLVAVNDVSLYLDANELIALIGPNGAGKTTLFNLLTGMVTPTSGKITLNTEHHSYDLTRKTATQIADLGLSRTFQNIRLFKDLTVLDNVLTAMTNKYHEGFLTTVLRLPSFYRTEQEMKTAAQKLLKIFDLENEQTTLAKNLPYGTQRRLEIVRALATQPKILFLDEPAAGMNPEETADLTDLIKYIQKEFKITVLLIEHDMSLVMNLAQRIYVLDQGQVLAAGKPEKIKADPAVIKAYLGEGDD from the coding sequence ATGAAACATTTACTTGAAGTTGACCATGTTGTAAAAAAGTTTGGCGGACTAGTTGCCGTTAATGATGTGTCGCTGTATTTAGATGCTAATGAATTGATTGCTTTGATTGGCCCGAACGGTGCCGGGAAAACGACGCTGTTTAATCTGTTAACGGGGATGGTGACACCAACAAGCGGAAAAATAACCTTGAACACGGAACACCATTCGTATGATTTAACGCGTAAGACGGCGACGCAAATTGCAGACTTAGGTTTATCCCGAACCTTTCAAAATATTCGTCTTTTTAAGGACTTGACTGTTTTGGACAATGTCTTAACGGCAATGACCAACAAGTATCATGAAGGCTTTTTGACGACAGTATTACGCTTACCCAGTTTCTACCGGACTGAGCAGGAAATGAAGACCGCCGCACAGAAGTTACTGAAAATTTTTGACCTGGAAAATGAGCAGACGACGTTAGCCAAGAATCTGCCGTACGGAACGCAGCGCCGCCTGGAAATTGTGCGGGCCCTGGCTACTCAGCCGAAGATTCTGTTTTTGGATGAACCAGCTGCAGGGATGAACCCGGAAGAAACTGCTGATTTAACGGATTTGATCAAGTATATTCAAAAAGAATTCAAGATCACGGTGTTACTGATTGAACATGATATGTCGCTGGTAATGAATCTGGCGCAGCGAATTTATGTTCTGGATCAAGGGCAAGTTTTGGCTGCCGGAAAGCCGGAAAAGATCAAGGCTGATCCGGCAGTTATCAAAGCATACTTGGGAGAGGGTGACGATTAG
- the rplA gene encoding 50S ribosomal protein L1 encodes MPKHGKKYSDAAKKVDSKKLYSVADAIKLVKETSYANFDASVEVSYNLSVDPKQADQQIRGSLVLPNGTGKTQKVVVFAEGPQAEQAKAAGADEIGSDDLVEKIQNGYLDFDVVIATPMMMAKVGRLGRILGPKGLMPNPKTGTVTMDIEKAVKNVKAGQVEYRVDRQAAIHTAIGKVSFTDEQLIENFDALRDVILRARPASAKGQYIKSVAVAATFGPGIKLDPLNLD; translated from the coding sequence ATGCCAAAGCATGGTAAAAAATATTCGGATGCTGCTAAAAAAGTAGATTCAAAGAAATTATATTCGGTAGCAGATGCAATTAAGCTGGTGAAAGAGACTTCATATGCCAACTTTGATGCTTCAGTAGAAGTTTCATATAACTTGAGCGTTGACCCTAAGCAAGCCGACCAACAAATCCGTGGTTCACTTGTTTTGCCTAACGGTACCGGTAAGACACAAAAGGTTGTTGTGTTTGCTGAAGGTCCGCAAGCTGAGCAGGCTAAGGCAGCTGGCGCTGACGAAATCGGTTCAGATGACCTGGTAGAAAAAATTCAAAACGGGTACTTGGACTTTGATGTTGTAATCGCAACCCCAATGATGATGGCAAAGGTTGGTCGCTTGGGTCGGATTCTTGGGCCTAAAGGCTTAATGCCAAACCCGAAGACCGGTACGGTTACAATGGACATCGAAAAGGCCGTTAAGAACGTTAAGGCTGGTCAGGTTGAATACCGGGTTGACCGTCAAGCAGCGATTCATACGGCAATCGGTAAAGTTTCCTTTACTGATGAGCAATTAATTGAAAACTTTGATGCTTTGCGTGACGTCATTTTACGTGCACGTCCAGCATCAGCAAAGGGACAATACATTAAGAGTGTTGCAGTTGCTGCAACCTTTGGTCCTGGGATCAAACTGGACCCATTAAACTTGGACTAG
- the secE gene encoding preprotein translocase subunit SecE produces the protein MFKFLKSVGHEMKLVSWPSAKQNRHDTIIVIVVSILFAIYLGALDWLFTSLAQWFL, from the coding sequence TTGTTTAAGTTTTTGAAGAGCGTTGGACACGAAATGAAGTTGGTAAGCTGGCCAAGTGCTAAGCAGAATCGTCACGATACAATAATTGTTATCGTAGTATCGATTTTGTTTGCAATTTATTTGGGTGCTTTGGACTGGCTGTTTACCAGTCTTGCACAGTGGTTTTTATAA
- a CDS encoding ABC transporter substrate-binding protein, with product MKKMRKTMMTVMAAATALMLTGCGAKSSSHGNKQDADTVKIGVNMELSGSAAGYGNAEKQGIELATSEINKAGGINVNGHKKKIKLVIRDNKTATTTSSSIAAQLTTKDKVAAIVGPATTNAGTAQIPNITKASVASVSPSATDPGYTLQKNDKVQPYVFRACFQNNFQGESAAKFMAQTLKVKRVAVYADNSSDYGTGLANAFKKTFTGKIVDSQTYSEGDKDFNAVLTSFKSKKIDAIYVPGYYTEAGLIIKQARQIGIKAPIVGSDGMADPKLAQIAGKQSATNVYYTTPFSLQVAKKNPVAVKFMNAFRARYHVAAPTFSALAYDAVYMVKSAIESEKSDDSAKVAAGLAKIKDFDGVTGKITVNKTHDPEMPIAVEEMTNGKVTNSFSVK from the coding sequence ATGAAAAAGATGCGAAAAACAATGATGACAGTAATGGCTGCTGCGACAGCGTTAATGCTAACGGGCTGCGGCGCCAAAAGCAGTAGCCACGGTAATAAGCAGGATGCTGATACCGTTAAAATCGGGGTTAACATGGAACTATCCGGGTCGGCTGCAGGTTACGGTAATGCGGAAAAACAGGGAATTGAATTAGCAACTTCCGAAATCAATAAGGCCGGCGGCATCAATGTTAACGGCCACAAGAAAAAGATCAAACTGGTAATCCGTGATAATAAAACGGCAACGACCACTTCCTCCTCAATTGCTGCGCAATTAACAACTAAGGATAAGGTAGCTGCAATTGTCGGGCCAGCAACGACCAATGCGGGGACGGCCCAAATACCTAATATTACCAAAGCTTCTGTTGCCAGCGTCAGTCCGTCGGCAACTGATCCGGGTTATACGCTGCAAAAGAACGACAAGGTGCAGCCATATGTCTTTCGGGCTTGTTTCCAGAATAATTTCCAGGGTGAAAGTGCCGCTAAATTTATGGCACAAACATTAAAGGTTAAGCGAGTTGCCGTTTATGCCGATAATTCCAGTGACTATGGTACAGGATTAGCCAATGCCTTCAAGAAGACTTTTACCGGAAAAATTGTCGACAGTCAAACGTATTCAGAAGGTGATAAGGACTTTAATGCGGTTCTAACCTCGTTTAAGTCAAAGAAAATCGATGCAATTTATGTTCCAGGCTATTACACCGAAGCTGGGCTGATTATCAAGCAAGCACGGCAGATTGGTATCAAGGCGCCGATCGTTGGCAGTGACGGCATGGCCGATCCGAAACTAGCACAAATTGCCGGTAAACAGAGTGCAACCAATGTTTATTACACGACACCATTTTCACTTCAGGTTGCTAAGAAAAATCCTGTTGCTGTAAAATTTATGAACGCATTTCGTGCCCGTTACCATGTTGCTGCACCAACATTTTCAGCTTTAGCTTATGATGCGGTTTATATGGTCAAGTCGGCAATTGAATCTGAGAAATCTGATGATTCAGCGAAAGTTGCTGCCGGATTAGCCAAGATTAAGGACTTTGATGGTGTTACAGGTAAAATTACCGTCAACAAGACCCATGACCCAGAAATGCCGATTGCTGTTGAAGAGATGACTAACGGCAAGGTGACGAATTCGTTTAGTGTCAAATAA
- a CDS encoding branched-chain amino acid ABC transporter permease: MKKNWKYILAWLLIMIAGFCLIDALIAVGVIDNFIENMLVTIGINIILATGLNLIIGFSGQFSLGHAGFMAIGAYATAIITQRMDSNLGFLISLIVGMILSIIVALIVGFATLRLRGDYLAIATLGAAEIIRNVINNLKITGGSSGMFNIPQYCTWATVYVLVCLTTIVLLNFVRSRSGRAIKAVREDDIAAEAMGINTTKWKLAAFVLGAATAAIAGGLHASYLQTIAPSDFGIMESISILVIVVLGGVGSMTGTFLAAIVLGILDTVLQNFGALRMVIYAAALILIMIFKPSGLLGNRELSLKKLGQHFTRKQRS; the protein is encoded by the coding sequence ATGAAAAAGAATTGGAAATACATTTTAGCCTGGCTGCTGATTATGATTGCGGGCTTTTGCCTGATTGATGCTCTAATTGCGGTTGGGGTAATTGACAACTTTATTGAAAACATGCTGGTAACGATCGGCATTAATATCATTTTGGCAACAGGACTAAACCTGATTATCGGCTTTAGCGGGCAATTTTCATTGGGCCACGCCGGTTTTATGGCGATTGGTGCTTATGCGACGGCAATTATCACGCAGCGCATGGACAGCAATCTCGGCTTTCTCATTTCGCTGATTGTGGGAATGATTTTGTCAATTATCGTGGCTTTGATTGTTGGTTTTGCGACTTTGCGTCTGCGCGGCGATTATTTGGCAATTGCCACGCTGGGAGCTGCGGAAATTATCCGCAACGTGATCAATAATTTGAAGATTACCGGCGGTTCAAGCGGGATGTTTAATATTCCCCAATATTGTACCTGGGCCACGGTTTATGTCTTGGTCTGCCTGACTACGATTGTTTTACTGAACTTTGTCCGTTCCCGCAGCGGCCGGGCAATCAAGGCTGTGCGCGAAGACGATATTGCTGCTGAAGCAATGGGCATCAACACAACCAAGTGGAAACTTGCTGCTTTTGTCCTAGGTGCAGCGACTGCGGCTATTGCTGGCGGCCTTCACGCATCTTACCTGCAGACAATTGCCCCAAGTGATTTCGGCATTATGGAGTCAATCTCAATTTTGGTGATTGTTGTCTTGGGCGGTGTCGGCAGCATGACCGGGACCTTTCTTGCAGCGATTGTTTTGGGTATTTTGGATACGGTTCTGCAGAACTTCGGTGCTTTAAGAATGGTGATTTACGCTGCTGCCCTAATTTTGATCATGATCTTTAAACCGTCTGGCCTTTTAGGCAACCGGGAATTATCATTAAAGAAGTTGGGTCAGCACTTTACCAGGAAGCAGAGGAGTTAG
- a CDS encoding branched-chain amino acid ABC transporter permease, whose product MQTVLQQVINALSLGAVYALLALGYTMVYGIIKLINFAHGDIYMLGAFWAYYVINFWHLNFIGALLSSMVIGALSGVVIEYFAYRPLRNSPRIAVLITAIGVSFLLENGMSYLFGANPRSFPQVIKQFNFNIGGVLISNIQILILATALILMVLLQIIIQKTKMGRAMRAVSVDPEAAELVGVDVNHTISFTFALGSALAGAAGVLIGMYYNSIDPLMGMTPGIKAFVAAVLGGIGSIPGASVGGFLIGILETFFQSIGLSAYKDAVVYLVLIIILLFLPSGIFGKNTREKV is encoded by the coding sequence TTGCAAACTGTTTTGCAGCAGGTAATTAATGCCTTGTCGCTGGGTGCGGTCTACGCTTTGTTAGCGCTGGGCTACACGATGGTTTACGGTATTATTAAACTAATCAATTTTGCTCATGGAGATATTTATATGCTAGGGGCCTTCTGGGCTTACTATGTTATTAACTTTTGGCATTTAAACTTCATCGGTGCTTTATTATCATCAATGGTTATTGGCGCACTGTCGGGTGTGGTGATTGAATATTTTGCCTACCGGCCTCTGCGTAATTCCCCACGAATTGCGGTGTTGATCACAGCAATTGGGGTTTCCTTCCTATTAGAGAATGGAATGTCCTATCTGTTCGGCGCCAATCCGCGGAGTTTTCCGCAGGTAATTAAGCAGTTTAATTTCAATATTGGCGGTGTGCTGATTTCTAACATTCAAATTTTGATTTTAGCGACCGCGCTGATTTTAATGGTTTTGCTGCAAATTATTATTCAAAAAACCAAAATGGGCCGTGCCATGCGGGCCGTTTCGGTCGATCCGGAGGCAGCCGAGCTTGTGGGGGTTGATGTTAACCACACGATTTCCTTTACTTTTGCTTTAGGTTCGGCTTTGGCTGGTGCCGCCGGTGTCTTAATTGGGATGTACTACAACTCAATTGACCCATTGATGGGCATGACCCCTGGGATTAAGGCCTTCGTTGCTGCCGTTTTGGGCGGCATCGGTTCTATTCCTGGTGCTTCGGTTGGCGGCTTCTTGATCGGAATTTTGGAGACATTCTTCCAGTCAATCGGCTTGTCGGCGTATAAGGATGCCGTTGTTTACCTTGTTTTGATTATTATTTTGCTCTTCTTACCGTCCGGAATTTTCGGCAAAAATACTAGGGAAAAGGTGTAG
- the rplK gene encoding 50S ribosomal protein L11: MAKKVINVVKLQIPAGAATPAPPVGPALGQAGINIVGFTKDFNARTADQKGMIIPVVITVYEDRSFEFITKTPPAAVLLKQAAKIKKASGEPNTKKVGKVTKDQVKEIAETKMKDLNAADIEAAMRMVEGTARSMGIEVED; the protein is encoded by the coding sequence GTGGCAAAAAAAGTTATTAACGTAGTTAAATTACAAATTCCGGCCGGTGCTGCAACTCCTGCACCCCCAGTTGGTCCAGCTTTGGGTCAAGCAGGAATTAACATTGTTGGCTTTACAAAGGACTTCAATGCAAGAACTGCTGACCAAAAGGGTATGATTATTCCTGTAGTCATCACAGTATATGAAGATCGTTCATTCGAATTCATTACTAAGACACCGCCAGCAGCAGTGCTCTTGAAGCAAGCTGCTAAGATCAAGAAAGCTTCCGGTGAGCCGAACACAAAGAAAGTTGGTAAAGTAACCAAGGATCAAGTGAAGGAAATTGCCGAGACCAAGATGAAGGATCTTAACGCTGCTGATATCGAAGCTGCTATGCGTATGGTTGAAGGTACCGCTAGAAGTATGGGTATCGAAGTCGAAGACTAA
- a CDS encoding ABC transporter ATP-binding protein, producing MAMLEVKDLHVNYGVIQAVKGVSFEINKGEIVSLIGANGAGKSTIVKTISGLLKPKEGTIVYQDQEIQKMKAPQIVAAGISQVAEGRHIFSGMTVLENLQMGAFLQHNRTETLATYKEVFERFPILKQRQNQDAATLSGGEQQMLAMGRALMARPKLLLLDEPSMGLSPLFIQEIFTIIQELNKKGTTILLIEQNAKQALAIADRGYVLATGNVQLTGTGAELLANPDVQRVYFGG from the coding sequence ATGGCAATGCTTGAAGTTAAGGATTTACATGTCAATTACGGAGTTATTCAGGCGGTCAAAGGCGTCAGCTTTGAAATCAATAAGGGCGAGATTGTTTCCCTTATTGGTGCCAACGGTGCCGGTAAATCAACAATTGTTAAGACAATTTCTGGATTGCTCAAGCCTAAGGAAGGCACGATCGTTTACCAGGATCAGGAAATTCAAAAGATGAAGGCGCCGCAGATTGTTGCGGCTGGAATCTCCCAGGTTGCTGAAGGGAGGCACATCTTTTCCGGAATGACGGTTTTAGAAAATTTGCAAATGGGTGCTTTTTTACAGCATAACCGAACAGAAACACTCGCCACCTATAAAGAAGTTTTCGAGCGCTTTCCCATTTTGAAACAACGGCAAAATCAGGATGCGGCCACGTTGTCCGGTGGTGAGCAGCAGATGCTCGCGATGGGGCGGGCGTTGATGGCCAGGCCAAAACTGCTGCTTTTGGATGAGCCCTCAATGGGTTTGTCACCGCTCTTTATTCAAGAAATTTTTACAATTATTCAAGAATTAAATAAAAAGGGCACAACTATTTTATTGATTGAGCAAAATGCCAAGCAGGCGCTGGCAATTGCGGACCGCGGTTATGTGCTGGCAACGGGCAACGTCCAGCTGACCGGAACCGGTGCTGAATTGCTGGCAAATCCTGACGTTCAGCGTGTTTACTTTGGTGGCTAA